A stretch of the Mycolicibacterium celeriflavum genome encodes the following:
- a CDS encoding DUF5078 domain-containing protein — protein sequence MIFPGAAAADATDDYPIPNRIMRTTCTVDQYMAAVRDQDPFYYERYMIDYKNRPLDVQKGARDRIYWFFSLDYAGRRQYSENTATNVFYEQMATRWGNWAKLFFNNKGVVAHATEVCMNYPPSQPEVWNW from the coding sequence ATGATCTTCCCGGGCGCCGCGGCCGCAGACGCCACCGACGACTACCCGATCCCGAACCGGATCATGAGGACCACCTGCACGGTCGACCAGTACATGGCGGCCGTTCGCGATCAGGACCCGTTCTACTACGAGCGGTACATGATCGATTACAAGAACAGGCCGCTCGATGTCCAGAAGGGCGCCCGCGACCGGATCTACTGGTTCTTCTCGTTGGACTACGCGGGCCGGCGTCAGTACTCGGAGAACACCGCCACGAATGTTTTCTACGAGCAGATGGCGACCCGGTGGGGGAACTGGGCCAAGCTGTTCTTCAACAACAAGGGCGTCGTCGCGCATGCAACCGAGGTGTGCATGAACTACCCGCCGAGCCAGCCCGAAGTCTGGAACTGGTAG
- a CDS encoding MmpS family protein, translated as MFRLARKVWLPIVIIVVVTIAGFTVSRIRTFFGAEGIIVTPRVFADDPEPFDPKVIKYEIFGTGSYADINYLDLDARPQRIDGASLPWSLTLQTTAPSAAPNIVAQGDGTSITCRITVDDEVKDERTSTGVSAQTFCFVKSA; from the coding sequence ATGTTCCGACTTGCTAGAAAGGTCTGGCTCCCGATCGTCATCATCGTCGTGGTGACCATCGCCGGGTTCACCGTCAGCCGCATCCGCACCTTTTTCGGTGCCGAGGGCATCATCGTCACCCCCCGGGTGTTCGCCGACGATCCCGAGCCGTTCGACCCGAAAGTCATCAAGTACGAGATTTTCGGGACGGGCTCGTATGCGGACATCAACTATCTGGATCTCGATGCGAGACCGCAACGAATCGACGGCGCGTCGCTGCCGTGGTCGCTGACGTTGCAGACCACGGCGCCGTCGGCGGCGCCCAACATCGTCGCCCAGGGCGACGGCACCAGCATCACGTGCCGGATCACCGTCGATGACGAAGTCAAAGACGAAAGAACCTCCACCGGCGTGAGCGCCCAAACCTTCTGCTTTGTGAAGTCCGCATGA
- a CDS encoding MMPL/RND family transporter, with product MSTPTNETPTDAFPPVRHAKRPFIPRTIRLFAIPIIIGWVVLIAIVNVTVPQLETVGQMRAVSMSPDSAPSMIAMKRVGKVFEEYDSDSSAMIVLEGEQPLGEDTRAFYDQMIDKLEADTKHVQSVQDFWSDPLTASGAQSSDGKAAYVQVYLSGNQGEALANESVEAVQEIVAGMEPPPGVKAFVTGPAALAADQHIAGDRSMRMIEALTFTVIIVMLLLVYRSIITVVLTLVMVVLQLSAARGVVAFLGYHEIIGLSTFATNLLVTLAIAAGTDYAIFLTGRYQEARGAGEDRESSYYTMFHGTAHVVLGSGLTIAGALFCLSFTRLPYFQTMGVPLAIGMVTSVLAALTLGPAIISIASRFGKVLEPKRAMRVRGWRKIGAAVVRWPGPILVATVALSLVGLLALPGYRTNYNDRNYLPPDLPANQGYAAADRHFSPARMNPELLMIETDHDLRNSADFLVIDKIAKAVFRVPGISRVQAITRPDGKPIEHTSIPFQISMQGTTQQMNQKYLQDRMADMLVQADEMSKTIENMERMSALTEEMAATTHSMVTKMKDMTVDVAELRDHIANFDDFFRPIRNYFYWEPHCFNIPICWAFRSVFDTLDGINTMTDDIENLLPDMERLDKLMPQMVTLMPPMIDTMKTMRQMMLTMYSSQKGLQDQMAAMQENSTAMGDAFDASMNDDSFYLPPEVFDNEEFKKGMENFISPDGKSVRFIIAHDGDPMTPEGIARIDAIKKAAKEAIKGTPLEGSTIYLAGTAAVYKDMSDGNNYDLMIAAILALALIFTIMLILTRAVVAAAVIVGTVVISLAASFGLSILIWQHILGIELHWMVMAMAVIILLAVGADYNLLLVSRLKEELHAGVRTGIIRAMGGSGSVVTSAGLVFAFTMMSMAVSELTVIGQVGTTIGLGLLFDTLVIRAFMTPSIAALMGKWFWWPQRVRERPVPVPWPRTRELTPSGPEGAQS from the coding sequence ATGAGCACCCCGACGAACGAGACTCCCACGGACGCCTTCCCGCCCGTCCGGCACGCCAAGCGACCGTTCATCCCGCGCACCATCCGGCTGTTCGCGATCCCGATCATCATCGGCTGGGTTGTGCTAATCGCAATAGTCAATGTGACTGTGCCGCAATTGGAGACGGTCGGCCAGATGCGCGCCGTCTCGATGAGCCCGGACTCCGCGCCGTCGATGATCGCGATGAAACGCGTCGGCAAGGTCTTCGAGGAGTACGACTCCGACAGCTCGGCGATGATCGTGCTCGAGGGCGAGCAGCCCCTCGGGGAGGATACCCGCGCCTTCTACGACCAGATGATCGACAAGCTCGAGGCCGACACGAAGCACGTCCAGAGCGTTCAGGACTTCTGGAGTGATCCGCTGACCGCGTCCGGCGCGCAGAGCAGCGACGGCAAGGCCGCCTACGTCCAGGTCTACCTGTCGGGTAACCAGGGTGAGGCGCTGGCCAACGAGTCGGTCGAAGCGGTGCAGGAGATCGTCGCCGGGATGGAGCCGCCACCGGGTGTGAAGGCCTTCGTGACCGGTCCGGCGGCGCTCGCGGCCGACCAGCACATCGCCGGCGACCGCAGCATGCGGATGATCGAAGCGCTCACGTTCACCGTGATCATCGTGATGCTGCTACTGGTCTACCGGTCGATCATCACGGTGGTGCTGACGCTCGTGATGGTCGTGCTGCAGTTGTCCGCCGCCCGCGGCGTGGTGGCGTTCCTCGGGTACCACGAGATCATCGGGCTCTCGACGTTCGCCACCAACCTCCTCGTCACATTGGCGATCGCCGCAGGAACCGACTATGCGATCTTCTTGACGGGCCGCTATCAGGAGGCCCGCGGCGCCGGGGAGGATCGAGAGTCCTCCTACTACACGATGTTCCACGGGACCGCGCACGTGGTGCTCGGCTCCGGTCTGACGATCGCGGGCGCGTTGTTCTGCCTGAGCTTCACCCGGCTGCCCTACTTCCAGACCATGGGTGTACCGCTGGCCATCGGCATGGTCACATCGGTTCTCGCGGCGCTGACGCTCGGGCCCGCGATCATCAGCATCGCAAGCAGATTCGGCAAAGTGCTCGAGCCAAAGCGGGCGATGCGCGTGCGTGGCTGGCGCAAGATCGGTGCGGCGGTTGTGCGCTGGCCCGGACCGATCCTGGTCGCGACGGTCGCGCTGTCTCTGGTGGGTCTGCTCGCCCTGCCCGGCTATCGCACCAACTACAACGACCGGAACTACCTGCCCCCCGACCTGCCCGCCAACCAGGGTTACGCAGCCGCGGACCGGCACTTTTCGCCGGCCCGGATGAACCCGGAACTGCTGATGATCGAAACCGATCACGACCTGCGCAATTCAGCGGACTTCCTGGTGATCGACAAGATCGCCAAAGCGGTGTTCCGGGTACCGGGGATCTCCCGGGTGCAGGCCATCACCCGGCCTGACGGTAAGCCGATCGAGCACACCTCGATTCCGTTCCAGATCAGCATGCAGGGCACCACCCAGCAGATGAACCAGAAGTACCTGCAGGACCGGATGGCCGACATGCTCGTGCAGGCCGACGAGATGTCCAAGACCATCGAGAACATGGAGCGGATGTCGGCGCTCACCGAGGAGATGGCGGCCACCACGCACAGCATGGTCACCAAGATGAAGGACATGACTGTCGATGTGGCCGAATTGCGGGACCACATCGCCAATTTCGACGATTTCTTCCGGCCGATCCGCAACTACTTCTACTGGGAACCGCACTGCTTCAACATCCCGATCTGCTGGGCGTTCCGGTCGGTCTTCGACACCCTCGACGGCATCAACACGATGACCGACGACATCGAGAACCTCCTGCCCGACATGGAACGGCTGGACAAGTTGATGCCGCAGATGGTCACGCTGATGCCGCCGATGATCGACACCATGAAGACGATGCGCCAGATGATGTTGACCATGTACTCCTCGCAGAAGGGCCTGCAGGATCAGATGGCCGCGATGCAGGAGAACTCGACCGCCATGGGCGACGCGTTCGACGCATCGATGAACGACGACTCCTTCTATCTGCCGCCCGAAGTCTTCGACAACGAAGAGTTCAAGAAGGGGATGGAGAACTTCATTTCGCCGGACGGCAAGTCGGTGCGCTTCATCATCGCCCACGACGGCGATCCGATGACACCGGAAGGCATCGCGAGGATCGACGCGATCAAAAAGGCCGCCAAGGAAGCCATCAAGGGCACACCGCTGGAGGGCTCGACGATCTACCTCGCCGGCACCGCCGCCGTCTACAAGGACATGTCCGACGGCAACAACTACGACCTGATGATCGCGGCGATCCTGGCGCTGGCGTTGATCTTCACGATCATGCTCATCCTGACCCGGGCCGTGGTCGCTGCCGCGGTCATCGTCGGCACCGTGGTGATCTCGCTGGCAGCCTCGTTCGGCTTGTCGATTCTGATTTGGCAGCACATCCTCGGTATCGAACTGCACTGGATGGTGATGGCGATGGCGGTCATCATCCTGTTGGCGGTCGGCGCCGACTACAACCTGCTACTGGTGTCACGCCTCAAAGAGGAACTGCATGCGGGGGTCAGGACCGGCATCATCCGTGCGATGGGCGGCAGCGGTTCCGTCGTGACATCGGCCGGCCTGGTGTTCGCGTTCACCATGATGTCGATGGCGGTCAGCGAACTCACAGTAATCGGACAAGTCGGAACCACCATCGGACTGGGCCTGTTGTTCGATACTCTTGTCATCCGGGCATTCATGACGCCGTCCATCGCGGCGCTCATGGGTAAGTGGTTCTGGTGGCCACAGCGGGTACGAGAACGGCCGGTGCCCGTACCGTGGCCCAGAACCAGAGAACTGACGCCGTCCGGTCCAGAAGGAGCCCAGTCATGA
- a CDS encoding cytochrome P450 encodes MTVIDDPAVYYDPYRVDIVADPYPTYARLRDEAPLYHNEHYDFWALSRHGDVERALLDWQTFSNSRGDILELIQSEFDMPKGVMMMEDPPVHTMLRGLMSRVFTPRRMAEIEDQIRRYCVNCLNPLVGADRFDIIAELASMMPMRVIGMLLGIPESEQVSVRDANDASLRTKPGSPMKVVRADKIADGSIYADYVDWRAKNPSDDLMTALLNVEFTDENGVTRKLTRREILHYTQVVAGAGNETTGRLIGWLAKVLAEHPEQRREVVRDRSLLPRVVDETLRFEPTGHNVARLVTRDFEAHGRVVPAGSAILLMFGSANRDPRRYDRPDVFDIHRDNISHITFGKGVHYCLGANLARLEGRVALDELLNRWPEWDIDYDTAQLAPTSTVRGWERLDVVLP; translated from the coding sequence ATGACCGTCATCGACGACCCTGCTGTCTATTACGACCCGTACCGGGTGGACATCGTCGCCGACCCGTACCCCACGTACGCGCGGCTGCGGGACGAAGCGCCGCTCTACCACAACGAGCATTACGACTTCTGGGCGCTGTCCCGACACGGGGACGTCGAACGGGCGCTGCTCGACTGGCAGACCTTCTCCAACAGCCGAGGCGACATCCTCGAACTCATCCAGTCGGAGTTCGACATGCCCAAAGGCGTGATGATGATGGAGGATCCGCCGGTCCACACGATGCTGCGCGGCCTCATGTCGCGGGTGTTCACCCCGCGACGGATGGCCGAAATCGAGGACCAGATCCGGCGATACTGCGTCAACTGCCTGAACCCGCTGGTGGGTGCCGACCGGTTCGACATCATCGCCGAACTGGCGTCGATGATGCCTATGCGGGTCATCGGGATGCTGCTCGGCATCCCCGAATCGGAGCAGGTATCGGTCCGCGATGCCAACGACGCCAGCCTGCGCACCAAGCCCGGCTCACCGATGAAGGTGGTGCGGGCGGACAAGATCGCCGACGGCAGCATCTACGCCGATTACGTCGACTGGCGCGCCAAGAACCCCTCCGACGATCTGATGACCGCGCTACTCAACGTCGAGTTCACCGATGAGAACGGCGTGACGCGCAAGCTCACCCGCAGGGAAATCCTGCACTACACGCAGGTCGTCGCGGGCGCGGGCAATGAGACCACCGGGCGGCTCATCGGTTGGCTCGCGAAGGTGCTCGCAGAGCACCCCGAGCAGCGTCGGGAAGTGGTGCGGGACCGGTCATTGCTGCCACGCGTGGTCGACGAGACATTGCGGTTCGAGCCGACCGGTCACAATGTCGCCCGTTTGGTGACACGGGATTTCGAAGCACACGGACGCGTCGTGCCGGCGGGCAGCGCGATCCTTCTGATGTTCGGGTCGGCCAACCGCGATCCGCGCCGCTACGACCGCCCGGACGTCTTCGACATCCACCGCGACAACATCAGCCACATCACGTTCGGCAAGGGCGTGCACTACTGCCTGGGCGCCAACCTCGCCCGCCTGGAGGGCCGCGTCGCGCTCGACGAGTTGCTCAACCGGTGGCCGGAGTGGGACATCGACTACGACACCGCCCAACTCGCGCCGACGTCCACGGTTCGCGGCTGGGAGCGACTGGACGTGGTGCTGCCGTGA
- a CDS encoding DUF732 domain-containing protein codes for MKRLIVGVATAAAALMLAVPAQADPDTDFTNELHTYGIYGQKDYNAWMGKITCKRQRKGLDKDAFASANFVRDQLPRSQNSTEQSWKFLAGALRFYCPDLLPILDQARDQGVVQ; via the coding sequence ATGAAGAGACTGATCGTCGGAGTTGCCACCGCAGCGGCGGCGTTGATGTTGGCGGTGCCCGCACAGGCGGACCCAGACACCGACTTCACCAACGAGCTGCACACCTACGGCATCTACGGGCAAAAGGACTACAACGCCTGGATGGGCAAGATCACCTGTAAGCGGCAGCGCAAGGGGCTCGACAAGGATGCGTTCGCGTCGGCAAACTTCGTCCGCGACCAATTGCCGCGGAGTCAGAACAGCACGGAGCAGAGTTGGAAGTTCCTGGCTGGGGCACTGCGCTTCTACTGCCCTGACCTGCTGCCGATCTTGGACCAAGCACGCGATCAAGGAGTTGTGCAGTGA
- a CDS encoding mycofactocin-coupled SDR family oxidoreductase — MAGRVEGKVAFVTGAARGQGRSHAVRLAQEGADIIAVDVCRAFEGSPAEGSTPQDLAETADMVKNLDRRIVTAQVDVCDFDALKAAVDDGVEQLGRLDIVIANAGIGTVGTKLHKLAEETWREMIDVNLAGVWKSVKAGVPHLLAGGRGGSIVLTSSVAGLKAYPHTGHYTAAKHGVVGLMRTFAVELGQHSIRVNSVHPTHVNTPLLMNEKTYRMFRPDLEKPGPDDLAPICQTFHMLPIPWVEAEDISNAVLFLASDESRYITGVPLPVDAGSCLK; from the coding sequence ATGGCTGGTCGGGTAGAGGGAAAGGTCGCATTCGTCACCGGCGCGGCACGGGGCCAGGGCCGCAGCCACGCGGTGCGGTTGGCACAGGAGGGCGCCGACATCATCGCCGTCGACGTGTGCCGGGCGTTCGAGGGTTCGCCGGCGGAAGGGTCCACTCCGCAGGACCTCGCCGAAACCGCCGACATGGTCAAGAACCTCGATCGGCGGATCGTCACCGCGCAGGTCGACGTCTGTGACTTCGACGCCCTCAAGGCGGCCGTCGACGATGGCGTCGAGCAACTGGGCCGTCTCGACATCGTCATCGCGAACGCCGGTATCGGAACCGTCGGCACGAAACTGCACAAGCTCGCCGAAGAAACCTGGCGGGAGATGATCGACGTCAACCTCGCCGGGGTGTGGAAGTCGGTGAAGGCCGGCGTCCCGCACCTGCTGGCCGGCGGGCGCGGCGGATCCATTGTGTTGACGAGCTCGGTTGCCGGTCTGAAGGCCTATCCGCACACCGGGCACTACACCGCCGCCAAACACGGTGTGGTCGGCCTGATGCGGACGTTCGCCGTCGAGCTCGGCCAGCACTCGATTCGGGTGAACTCGGTCCATCCCACCCACGTCAACACGCCGCTGCTGATGAACGAAAAGACGTATCGGATGTTTCGCCCCGACCTGGAAAAGCCTGGGCCCGACGACCTCGCGCCGATCTGTCAGACGTTCCACATGCTGCCGATCCCGTGGGTCGAGGCCGAGGACATCAGCAACGCGGTGCTGTTCCTCGCCTCGGACGAATCCCGTTACATCACAGGCGTTCCGCTGCCCGTCGACGCCGGCAGCTGTCTGAAATAG
- a CDS encoding TetR/AcrR family transcriptional regulator has product MSSSPVGDRSRGGRESATRSALIEATAQVMLEEGYAAATSRRVAAKAGVKPALVHYYFPSMDDLFLAVLREGAEANLARQREAVAAHEPLHALWRLNSTHGARLFMEFMALANHRKAIRSEIAAYAERFGIVEEDVVAEAMKAHGADVEAFPPIVMSMIVTSLARIVLLERGLGITRGHAEAEAFIERYLDRFETKSL; this is encoded by the coding sequence ATGTCTAGCAGCCCGGTCGGCGACCGGTCAAGGGGTGGCCGCGAGTCGGCGACTCGATCGGCGCTGATCGAGGCGACCGCCCAGGTCATGCTGGAAGAGGGTTACGCTGCGGCCACCTCCCGGCGGGTCGCGGCCAAGGCGGGCGTGAAGCCCGCGCTCGTGCACTATTACTTCCCGAGCATGGACGATCTGTTCCTTGCGGTGCTGCGGGAAGGTGCGGAGGCCAACCTGGCGCGCCAGCGTGAGGCGGTGGCCGCCCACGAACCCCTTCACGCGTTATGGCGGCTCAACAGCACCCACGGCGCGCGGTTGTTCATGGAGTTCATGGCCCTGGCCAACCACCGCAAGGCCATCCGCAGTGAGATCGCCGCATACGCCGAGCGTTTCGGCATCGTCGAAGAGGACGTCGTGGCGGAGGCGATGAAGGCGCACGGCGCAGACGTGGAGGCATTCCCCCCGATAGTGATGTCTATGATCGTCACGAGCCTCGCCCGGATCGTGCTGCTCGAACGGGGCCTCGGCATTACCCGGGGTCACGCCGAGGCCGAAGCATTCATCGAGCGCTACCTGGATCGCTTCGAAACCAAGTCATTGTGA
- a CDS encoding MMPL/RND family transporter — translation MQSSEQSGHSRRSPVAKWIRRLAIPIIVGWVALIAVLNVTVPQLEVVGQMQSVSMSPSEAPSVIAMKRVGEVFEEFKSDSAAMIVLEGQQPLGDDARRYYNHLIDRLEADDAHVEHIQDFWGDPLTEAAAVSADGKAVYVQAYLAGNMGEALANESVEAVKKIVDGLPPPPGVQVYVTGGSALLADQQIASDRSVRIIEFVTFAVIITMLLLVYRSIGTMLITLVMVFLALAATRGAVAFLGYHELIGLSTFATNLLVTLAIAASTDYAIFLIGRYQEARTIGEDREQAFHTMFRGTAHVVLGSGMTIAGATFCLSFTRLPYFQSLGVPLAVGMTIAVLVALTLGPAIITVASRFGLVEPKRAMRIRGWRKIGAAIVRWPGPVLMATVALSLVGLLALPGYQPNYNDRLYLPPDLPANQGFAAAERHFSPATMNPELMLIETDHDLRNSADFLVIDKIAKAIFRVPGISRVQAITRPNGKPIEFSTIPAQLSLSGVNQDLNRKYSQDRMADMLVQAEEMQTNIDTMTRMMALMGEMNATTHSMVEKTRTMTAHVVELRDHIADLDDFLRPIRNYFYWEPHCFNIPVCSSMRSIFDTIDGMNLMTDNIQALLPDLERLDALMPQLQALLPEQIESMKTMRTMMLTMHSSQAGMQDQQAALGENQAEMGDAFNEAWNDDTFYLPPEIFDNEEFKKGMENFISPDGHAVRMIIQHEGDPLSADGIKRIDAIKLAAKEAIKGTPWEGSTIYLGGTAASFKDMQEGNSYDLMIAAILALALIFTIMLIITRSLVAAAVIVGTVVLSLGASFGLSILVWQHILGIELQFMVMAMAVIILLAVGADYNLLLVARLKEELPAGINTAIIRAMGGSGSVVTAAGLVFAFTMISMSVSALTVVAQVGTTIGMGLLFDTLVIRAFMTPSIAALLGRWFWWPQRVRPRPKPVPWPAPAQPTR, via the coding sequence ATGCAATCGAGCGAACAGAGCGGGCATTCCCGTCGGTCCCCAGTGGCCAAGTGGATCCGGCGATTGGCCATTCCGATCATCGTCGGCTGGGTCGCGCTCATCGCGGTGCTGAATGTGACCGTGCCGCAACTGGAAGTTGTCGGCCAGATGCAGTCGGTATCCATGAGCCCGTCTGAGGCGCCGTCGGTGATCGCGATGAAGCGCGTCGGCGAGGTATTCGAGGAATTCAAGTCCGACAGCGCAGCGATGATCGTTCTCGAGGGCCAACAGCCGCTGGGTGACGATGCGCGCCGGTACTACAACCATCTGATCGACAGGCTCGAAGCCGACGACGCGCACGTCGAGCACATTCAGGATTTCTGGGGCGACCCGCTGACCGAAGCCGCGGCTGTGAGCGCCGACGGCAAGGCGGTTTACGTCCAGGCGTATCTGGCCGGCAACATGGGCGAGGCGCTGGCCAACGAGTCGGTGGAGGCCGTCAAGAAGATCGTCGACGGCCTTCCGCCGCCGCCCGGTGTGCAGGTGTACGTGACCGGCGGGTCGGCTCTGCTGGCCGACCAGCAGATCGCCAGCGACCGCAGCGTGCGGATCATCGAATTCGTCACGTTCGCGGTCATCATCACGATGCTGCTGCTGGTCTACCGGTCGATCGGCACCATGCTCATCACGCTGGTGATGGTCTTTCTGGCGCTGGCGGCAACTCGCGGTGCGGTTGCGTTCCTGGGCTATCACGAGCTGATCGGCTTGTCGACGTTCGCGACCAACCTTCTCGTCACGCTCGCGATCGCGGCATCGACCGACTATGCGATCTTCCTCATCGGGCGTTATCAGGAGGCGCGCACGATAGGTGAAGACCGTGAGCAGGCCTTCCACACAATGTTCCGCGGCACCGCTCACGTGGTGCTGGGTTCGGGCATGACGATCGCCGGCGCGACCTTCTGTCTCTCGTTCACCCGCCTGCCCTACTTCCAGTCGCTGGGTGTTCCGCTGGCGGTCGGGATGACGATCGCGGTGTTGGTCGCCTTGACATTGGGGCCGGCGATCATCACCGTCGCGAGCCGGTTCGGGCTGGTGGAGCCCAAGCGGGCCATGCGCATTCGCGGTTGGCGGAAAATCGGTGCCGCCATCGTCCGCTGGCCGGGACCGGTCCTGATGGCGACGGTTGCCCTGTCCCTCGTCGGCCTGCTGGCGCTGCCGGGCTACCAGCCGAACTACAACGATCGGCTGTATCTGCCTCCGGACTTACCCGCGAACCAGGGCTTCGCAGCGGCCGAACGACACTTCTCCCCCGCCACGATGAATCCCGAGTTGATGCTCATCGAAACCGACCACGACCTTCGCAACTCGGCGGACTTCCTGGTGATCGACAAGATCGCAAAGGCGATCTTCCGGGTGCCGGGCATTTCACGGGTCCAGGCGATCACCCGCCCCAACGGCAAACCCATTGAGTTCAGCACGATCCCGGCGCAGCTCAGCCTCAGCGGTGTCAACCAGGACTTGAACCGCAAGTACTCGCAGGACCGGATGGCCGACATGCTGGTTCAGGCCGAAGAGATGCAGACCAACATCGACACGATGACCAGAATGATGGCGTTGATGGGCGAGATGAACGCCACAACGCACAGCATGGTCGAGAAGACCCGAACCATGACCGCCCATGTTGTCGAGTTACGGGACCACATCGCCGATCTCGACGACTTTTTGCGCCCGATCCGCAATTACTTCTACTGGGAACCGCACTGCTTCAACATCCCGGTCTGCTCCTCCATGCGGTCGATCTTCGACACGATCGACGGCATGAACCTGATGACCGACAACATCCAGGCACTGCTACCGGACTTGGAGCGGCTCGATGCGCTGATGCCGCAACTGCAGGCGCTGCTGCCCGAGCAGATCGAGTCGATGAAGACGATGCGCACCATGATGCTCACCATGCACTCGAGCCAGGCCGGGATGCAGGACCAGCAGGCTGCGTTGGGCGAGAACCAGGCCGAGATGGGCGACGCGTTCAACGAGGCGTGGAACGACGACACGTTCTATCTGCCGCCGGAGATCTTCGACAACGAAGAGTTCAAGAAGGGGATGGAGAACTTCATCTCGCCGGACGGTCATGCGGTGCGGATGATCATCCAGCACGAGGGCGACCCGCTCAGCGCCGACGGCATCAAACGGATCGACGCGATCAAACTCGCCGCCAAGGAGGCCATCAAAGGCACACCCTGGGAAGGGTCGACGATCTACCTCGGCGGAACCGCTGCGTCGTTCAAGGACATGCAGGAAGGCAACAGCTACGACCTGATGATCGCGGCGATCCTCGCGCTCGCGCTGATCTTCACGATCATGCTGATCATCACACGCAGCCTCGTCGCGGCCGCCGTGATCGTCGGCACCGTGGTGCTGTCCCTCGGCGCGTCCTTCGGCCTGTCGATCCTGGTGTGGCAACACATCCTCGGCATCGAACTGCAGTTCATGGTCATGGCCATGGCCGTGATCATCCTGTTGGCGGTCGGCGCGGACTACAACCTGCTGCTGGTCGCGCGGTTGAAAGAAGAGTTGCCGGCAGGCATCAACACGGCCATCATCCGCGCGATGGGCGGCAGCGGATCAGTGGTGACAGCGGCTGGCCTGGTCTTCGCGTTCACGATGATCTCGATGTCGGTCAGTGCGCTCACGGTGGTGGCGCAGGTCGGGACGACGATCGGCATGGGCCTGCTGTTCGACACCCTGGTGATCCGCGCGTTCATGACACCGTCGATCGCCGCGCTTCTCGGCCGCTGGTTCTGGTGGCCGCAGCGGGTCCGGCCCCGGCCCAAGCCTGTGCCGTGGCCCGCGCCAGCGCAGCCGACGCGGTAA